One genomic segment of Desulfonatronum thioautotrophicum includes these proteins:
- a CDS encoding DsrE family protein, which translates to MKKIALFVFNGDPMCFIHVLLNALDMQAKGYEPKVIIEGAAVKLIPELVKPDNPLNGLWQKNLDAGLTEGVCKACSTKLGTLEAAKEQGLTLLDDMSGHPSMASYRDQGFEIITF; encoded by the coding sequence ATGAAGAAAATTGCCTTGTTCGTCTTCAACGGAGATCCGATGTGTTTCATCCATGTCCTGTTGAATGCCCTGGATATGCAGGCCAAGGGATATGAACCGAAAGTGATCATCGAGGGGGCGGCGGTGAAACTGATTCCGGAACTGGTCAAACCTGACAATCCCTTGAACGGATTATGGCAAAAGAATCTTGATGCCGGTCTTACTGAAGGGGTTTGCAAAGCCTGCTCCACCAAGCTGGGAACTCTGGAGGCCGCCAAAGAACAGGGCTTGACCCTTTTGGATGACATGTCCGGCCATCCCAGCATGGCCAGTTATCGCGACCAGGGTTTTGAAATCATAACCTTCTGA
- a CDS encoding Mut7-C RNAse domain-containing protein, translated as MTTAKIRFHGALQEFLSASNLLFNPDRNASVKDIIEAHGPPHTEIGKIHLDGVPVDFHARLKPAQTMDVFPVEIPWDVRQPTLLRPRPLSQVIFLVDENVHRLAKLLRVVGLDAADCKGMGDSEIAAEAERSSRILLSRDHHLLKRSRVTWGRLVRSQQPWEQLSEILNLFGLKACLRPFTRCVYCNCGLQARSKEEVLDRLEPLTKRYYDTFFECSECNRIFWPGSHHERLMDRLQSLGIK; from the coding sequence ATGACCACAGCCAAGATCAGATTTCACGGCGCTCTCCAGGAGTTCCTGTCAGCTTCCAATCTCTTGTTCAATCCTGACCGCAATGCCTCGGTCAAAGACATCATAGAGGCCCATGGTCCTCCACATACCGAAATCGGTAAAATACATCTGGATGGAGTTCCTGTCGATTTTCATGCCCGCCTCAAACCTGCCCAAACCATGGATGTGTTTCCCGTTGAAATCCCATGGGATGTTCGTCAGCCAACACTACTACGACCAAGGCCTCTCTCCCAGGTGATTTTCCTGGTTGATGAAAACGTCCACCGATTGGCCAAGCTTTTGCGTGTCGTCGGTCTGGATGCCGCGGACTGCAAGGGGATGGGGGATAGTGAGATCGCGGCTGAGGCTGAGAGATCAAGCCGTATCCTGCTCAGTCGGGACCATCACCTGTTGAAGCGGAGCCGGGTCACATGGGGACGTCTGGTCCGATCCCAACAACCGTGGGAGCAACTCTCGGAAATCCTTAATCTCTTTGGTCTCAAAGCCTGTCTACGCCCGTTCACCCGTTGCGTATATTGCAACTGTGGACTCCAGGCCCGATCCAAAGAGGAAGTCTTGGACCGCCTTGAGCCTTTGACCAAGCGTTACTACGATACCTTTTTTGAATGTTCCGAGTGTAATCGGATCTTCTGGCCGGGTTCGCACCATGAACGCTTGATGGACCGACTCCAGTCCTTGGGGATCAAGTGA
- a CDS encoding 2-hydroxyacid dehydrogenase, with translation MKVAIFSTKKYDQESLDAANKEAGHELHYFETRLTSETCSLVKGFDAVCVFVNDSVDRTVIQAMAEGGVRLLALRSAGFNHVDLKAAKEFNITVARVPAYSPYAVAEHTLALILALNRHIHRAYNRVRERNFALDGLLGFDIYGKTIGVIGTGQIGTVFTKLMSGFGCELLGCDPNPSKDCKELGMKYVQLEEMFERSDIISLHCPLTPETHHLINGPAVSKMKDGVMLINTSRGAIVDTRALIDGLKSEKIGSVGLDVYEEEADLFFEDLSDEVIQDDVFARLLTFPNVLITGHQGFFTEEALKSIAETTLENITAFETGQGHIHKVG, from the coding sequence ATGAAAGTCGCCATATTCAGCACTAAGAAGTATGACCAGGAATCCCTGGACGCGGCAAACAAAGAGGCAGGCCATGAACTCCACTATTTTGAAACGCGATTAACATCGGAAACCTGCTCCCTGGTCAAGGGGTTCGATGCTGTCTGCGTCTTTGTGAATGACTCCGTGGACAGAACAGTTATTCAGGCTATGGCAGAAGGTGGGGTCAGGCTCTTGGCGCTCCGATCCGCCGGCTTCAACCATGTGGACCTAAAAGCAGCAAAGGAATTCAACATCACGGTTGCCAGAGTGCCTGCCTATTCTCCCTACGCAGTTGCTGAACATACCCTGGCACTGATCCTGGCTCTAAACCGGCATATCCATAGGGCATACAACCGTGTCCGCGAACGCAATTTTGCCCTGGATGGACTTTTAGGGTTTGATATTTATGGAAAAACAATTGGAGTCATCGGGACTGGACAGATTGGCACGGTCTTTACCAAACTGATGTCCGGTTTTGGTTGTGAACTGCTGGGTTGCGATCCAAACCCCAGTAAAGATTGCAAAGAATTGGGCATGAAGTATGTCCAACTTGAAGAGATGTTCGAACGTTCCGATATCATCAGTCTGCACTGCCCGTTGACTCCTGAGACGCACCATCTGATCAATGGCCCGGCTGTCTCAAAAATGAAGGACGGTGTAATGCTGATCAATACCAGCAGAGGGGCCATCGTGGATACCCGGGCGCTCATTGATGGTCTGAAAAGCGAGAAAATCGGCAGCGTGGGTCTGGATGTTTACGAAGAGGAAGCGGATTTGTTTTTCGAGGATCTTTCCGATGAGGTCATTCAAGATGATGTCTTTGCTCGATTACTGACTTTTCCCAATGTGTTGATCACTGGACACCAAGGTTTCTTCACGGAAGAGGCCTTGAAAAGTATTGCCGAAACAACACTTGAGAACATCACCGCCTTTGAGACGGGTCAAGGGCATATCCATAAGGTTGGATAA